A window of the Juglans microcarpa x Juglans regia isolate MS1-56 chromosome 5D, Jm3101_v1.0, whole genome shotgun sequence genome harbors these coding sequences:
- the LOC121264397 gene encoding chaperone protein dnaJ 50, giving the protein MAPAATIRWFAVMSVLMLFLLLSPSMAIYCDEDDCYDLLGVSQSANSSEIKKAYYKLSLKYHPDKNPDPESKKIFVKIANAYEILKDEATREQYDYAIAHPEEVFYNTARYYQAYYGHKTDPRAVLVGLLLVLSGFQYLNQWTRYNQAVEMVKKTPAYKNRLRALELERSGGTTNKKKTHKLTNKKMEEDFSKDLDLQIKGAEKPSIWGLLGVRFLLLPYTIGKLLLWSGCWFWRYKVKKAPYSWEDASYLTQRSLGVPLDAWINIDDSTKEDLVQRRLWEKSNLESYLSEMRKESKRRR; this is encoded by the exons ATGGCGCCAGCAGCAACAATTCGGTGGTTCGCAGTCATGTCCgttctaatgttgtttcttCTCCTTTCCCCATCAATGGCGATCTACTGCGACGAAGACGATTGCTATGATCTCCTAGG GGTTTCACAGAGTGCCAATTCTTCGGAAATCAAGAAAGCTTACTATAAGCTCTCACTGAAATA TCACCCGGATAAAAACCCGGATCCTGAATCGAAAAAGATCTTTGTCAAAATTGCCAATGCCTATGAG ATTTTGAAGGACGAAGCGACGCGGGAGCAATACGATTATGCAATTGCACATCCAGAGGAG gtATTTTACAATACAGCTCGTTACTATCAGGCATATTATGGTCATAAAACA GATCCCCGTGCTGTCCTGGTCGGCCTTCTTTTGGTTCTCTCTGGATTTCAGTATCTCAATCAGTGGACAAGGTATAACCAG GCTGTGGAAATGGTCAAGAAAACACCCGCTTACAAAAATAGGTTACGAGCCTTGGAACTTGAGCGTAGTGGAGGAACTACAAATAAGAAGAAGACTCACAAGCTGACGAATAA aaaaatggaagaagatTTCAGCAAAGATCTTGACCTGCAGATAAAGGGAGCCGAAAAGCCCTCCATCTGGGGACTTCTTGGTGTCCGTTTCCTACTCCTACCTTATACAATTGGAAAG CTATTGTTATGGtctggttgttggttttggagaTACAAGGTGAAAAAAGCTCCATATTCTTGGGAAGATGCATCTTACCTTACACAAAGGTCCCTTGGAGTTCCTCTTGATGCGTGGATAAATATTG ATGACTCCACAAAGGAAGATCTTGTTCAAAGACGTTTATGGGAGAAATCCAACTTGGAGAGCTACCTATCTGAGATGCGGAAAGAATCAAAGCGAAGGAGATAA
- the LOC121264394 gene encoding gibberellin 2-beta-dioxygenase 8 isoform X1 — MLLLYIYKALITFCHTIFQPLINMDADPPFHEAYKTLFDKTIERNNQPVRNQLLIDNKDNEQLVIVEECELPLIDLSRLNLGEPESEECKAEIARASKEWGFFQVMKHGISTEILEKMRFEQERLFKQPFHEKSKEDKHLRFSAGSYRWGTPSATNLKQLSWSEAFHIPLIDITPSGGFDSLGITMEQFAATVSSLAQKLAGILAEKMGHNSTFFQENCLPNTCYLRMNHYPPCPIASEVFGLTPHTDSDFLTILHQDQVGGLQLVKDGRWISVKPNPEALIINIGDLFQAWSNDTYKSVQHRVVTNPLVERFSTAYFFCPSYDTVIQSCCEPSVYRKFSFREYREQVQADVQKLGSKIGLPRFLV, encoded by the exons ATgttactcttatatatatataaagcgcTAATTACATTCTGTCACACCATCTTTCAGCCGCTAATTAACATGGACGCGGACCCACCATTTCATGAGGCCTACAAGACCCTCTTCGACAAAACCATCGAAAGGAATAACCAGCCAGTACGCAACCAGCTGCTCATCGACAACAAAGATAACGAGCAGCTTGTCATCGTCGAGGAATGCGAGCTTCCGTTGATCGACCTCAGCCGTTTAAACCTTGGTGAACCTGAGAGCGAGGAGTGCAAGGCCGAGATAGCTAGAGCTTCGAAAGAATGGGGTTTTTTTCAAGTTATGAAGCATGGAATCTCCACTGAGATTTTGGAGAAGATGAGATTTGAGCAGGAGAGGCTGTTTAAGCAACCCTTTCATGAGAAGAGCAAAGAAGACAAGCACTTGAGATTTTCAGCTGGTAGTTACCGTTGGGGCACCCCTTCAGCCACAAACCTAAAGCAGTTATCATGGTCAGAAGCTTTCCACATTCCTTTGATCGATATTACCCCTTCTGGCGGCTTCGATAGTCTCGG CATAACAATGGAACAGTTTGCAGCCACAGTATCCAGTCTAGCACAAAAATTGGCTGGGATTCTGGCTGAGAAAATGGGTCATAATTCAACTTTCTTCCAAGAAAATTGTCTACCAAACACTTGCTATCTTCGAATGAATCATTACCCTCCGTGCCCAATAGCTTCAGAGGTATTTGGCCTAACGCCACACACCGACAGTGACTTCCTCACAATACTGCATCAAGATCAGGTTGGTGGACTGCAATTGGTGAAAGATGGGAGATGGATTTCGGTTAAACCTAATCCAGAGGCTCTTATTATCAACATTGGAGATTTATTTCAG GCATGGAGCAACGATACGTATAAGAGTGTGCAACATCGGGTTGTCACCAATCCGCTAGTGGAAAGGTTCTCCACCGCATATTTCTTCTGTCCATCGTATGACACTGTGATACAGAGTTGCTGCGAGCCTTCGGTATATAGAAAATTCAGCTTTAGGGAGTACAGGGAGCAGGTCCAAGCAGATGTTCAAAAACTAGGATCTAAAATAGGGCTTCCTAGATTTCTTGTGTAA
- the LOC121264394 gene encoding gibberellin 2-beta-dioxygenase 8 isoform X2 yields the protein MDADPPFHEAYKTLFDKTIERNNQPVRNQLLIDNKDNEQLVIVEECELPLIDLSRLNLGEPESEECKAEIARASKEWGFFQVMKHGISTEILEKMRFEQERLFKQPFHEKSKEDKHLRFSAGSYRWGTPSATNLKQLSWSEAFHIPLIDITPSGGFDSLGITMEQFAATVSSLAQKLAGILAEKMGHNSTFFQENCLPNTCYLRMNHYPPCPIASEVFGLTPHTDSDFLTILHQDQVGGLQLVKDGRWISVKPNPEALIINIGDLFQAWSNDTYKSVQHRVVTNPLVERFSTAYFFCPSYDTVIQSCCEPSVYRKFSFREYREQVQADVQKLGSKIGLPRFLV from the exons ATGGACGCGGACCCACCATTTCATGAGGCCTACAAGACCCTCTTCGACAAAACCATCGAAAGGAATAACCAGCCAGTACGCAACCAGCTGCTCATCGACAACAAAGATAACGAGCAGCTTGTCATCGTCGAGGAATGCGAGCTTCCGTTGATCGACCTCAGCCGTTTAAACCTTGGTGAACCTGAGAGCGAGGAGTGCAAGGCCGAGATAGCTAGAGCTTCGAAAGAATGGGGTTTTTTTCAAGTTATGAAGCATGGAATCTCCACTGAGATTTTGGAGAAGATGAGATTTGAGCAGGAGAGGCTGTTTAAGCAACCCTTTCATGAGAAGAGCAAAGAAGACAAGCACTTGAGATTTTCAGCTGGTAGTTACCGTTGGGGCACCCCTTCAGCCACAAACCTAAAGCAGTTATCATGGTCAGAAGCTTTCCACATTCCTTTGATCGATATTACCCCTTCTGGCGGCTTCGATAGTCTCGG CATAACAATGGAACAGTTTGCAGCCACAGTATCCAGTCTAGCACAAAAATTGGCTGGGATTCTGGCTGAGAAAATGGGTCATAATTCAACTTTCTTCCAAGAAAATTGTCTACCAAACACTTGCTATCTTCGAATGAATCATTACCCTCCGTGCCCAATAGCTTCAGAGGTATTTGGCCTAACGCCACACACCGACAGTGACTTCCTCACAATACTGCATCAAGATCAGGTTGGTGGACTGCAATTGGTGAAAGATGGGAGATGGATTTCGGTTAAACCTAATCCAGAGGCTCTTATTATCAACATTGGAGATTTATTTCAG GCATGGAGCAACGATACGTATAAGAGTGTGCAACATCGGGTTGTCACCAATCCGCTAGTGGAAAGGTTCTCCACCGCATATTTCTTCTGTCCATCGTATGACACTGTGATACAGAGTTGCTGCGAGCCTTCGGTATATAGAAAATTCAGCTTTAGGGAGTACAGGGAGCAGGTCCAAGCAGATGTTCAAAAACTAGGATCTAAAATAGGGCTTCCTAGATTTCTTGTGTAA